Proteins from one Fundidesulfovibrio magnetotacticus genomic window:
- a CDS encoding cytochrome d ubiquinol oxidase subunit II produces the protein MDHALYAELWLWLLALALAATVILDGFDLGVGILCLREPDEDARASMMASIEGVWHANQTWLVVAGGVLFGAFPKAYGMLLSSLYLPAGLLLLGLMARGIGLEYHAEGANKRFWSNLFGYGSLLVALAEGAMLGAVMQGLPMEGHVRFLKPFAWLGLGAVAGAGAMACVVSLLGAAWLSRASLAHLAKPDDVLRLALGAVALQLTMAFVVPVSGLAGMAVWAAGLWCLLRAVRASGIGPFWGWTWTGVLLFLVGWLWAMRPEFAPPGLTPLSASAAAGSLRIMLIGFAVVTPVIVVYTIYQYRVFRGQGAYQDHELHH, from the coding sequence ATGGACCACGCCCTCTACGCCGAACTCTGGCTCTGGCTCCTGGCCCTGGCCCTGGCCGCGACGGTGATCCTGGACGGATTCGACCTGGGCGTGGGCATCCTCTGCCTGCGCGAGCCCGACGAGGACGCCCGCGCCTCCATGATGGCCTCCATCGAGGGCGTCTGGCACGCCAACCAGACCTGGCTCGTGGTGGCGGGCGGCGTGCTTTTCGGGGCCTTCCCCAAGGCTTACGGGATGCTCCTGTCGTCGCTCTACCTGCCCGCCGGGTTGCTGCTCCTGGGGCTCATGGCCCGGGGCATCGGCCTGGAATACCACGCGGAGGGGGCAAACAAGCGCTTCTGGTCCAACCTGTTCGGCTACGGCAGTCTCCTGGTGGCCCTGGCCGAGGGGGCCATGCTGGGCGCGGTGATGCAGGGACTGCCCATGGAAGGGCATGTGCGCTTCCTCAAACCCTTCGCCTGGCTGGGTCTGGGGGCCGTCGCCGGGGCGGGGGCCATGGCCTGCGTGGTCTCGCTGCTGGGCGCGGCCTGGCTTTCCAGGGCCTCGCTCGCCCACCTCGCCAAGCCCGACGACGTGCTCCGGCTGGCCCTGGGCGCGGTGGCCCTGCAGCTGACCATGGCCTTCGTTGTCCCGGTTTCGGGGCTGGCGGGCATGGCGGTGTGGGCGGCGGGCCTTTGGTGCCTGCTGCGCGCCGTGCGGGCCTCGGGGATCGGCCCGTTCTGGGGCTGGACGTGGACCGGCGTGCTGCTCTTCCTGGTGGGCTGGCTCTGGGCCATGCGCCCGGAGTTCGCCCCGCCGGGCCTCACGCCGCTTTCGGCCTCGGCCGCCGCCGGATCGCTGCGCATCATGCTCATCGGCTTCGCCGTGGTCACCCCCGTGATCGTCGTCTACACCATCTACCAGTACAGGGTCTTCCGGGGCCAGGGGGCCTACCAGGACCACGAGTTGCACCACTAA
- a CDS encoding cytochrome ubiquinol oxidase subunit I — MTDALSDPVFLSRLQFAATTMFHILWPLTTIGLSVFLVALEALWLGTGDPDYYRHCRFWARIFAVGFAVGVVSGIPLEFQFGTNWAPFSVAAGNFFGQVLSFEGAMAFMLESAFLSIMLFGWKRVGPWAHFLSTVLVCFAASLSAFWIMAANSWMQTPAGGRFVDGVFQLEDFWAAVFNPDTVISFSHMWLACLQTSLFLAGGVSAFYIWRGRHTAFFLRSFSLAAAMVLVVAPLQALVGDTSGVHIGKLQPAKVAAIESHWETNKPGEGASWNIVAWPDPENERNAFEIRVPYVLSLLITHTPTGTVPGLKDFPKEDRPPIVIPFYAFRAMVGIGFAMVALALVTVWAWRKGLLAPDGAPRRKLLLGAWMAMAPLGYVATEMGWATREVGRQPWVIHGLLRTSDGASILPAEAVWTSLAMYGAVYTILPLMALWFFGKILAKGPDLTLQPPAAARKGA; from the coding sequence ATGACCGACGCCCTGTCCGACCCGGTGTTCCTCTCCCGCCTTCAGTTCGCGGCCACGACCATGTTCCACATCCTCTGGCCGCTCACCACCATCGGCCTCTCGGTGTTCCTGGTGGCCCTGGAGGCGCTCTGGCTCGGGACCGGCGACCCGGACTACTACCGCCATTGCCGTTTCTGGGCTCGCATCTTCGCCGTGGGCTTCGCGGTGGGCGTGGTCAGCGGCATCCCCCTGGAGTTCCAGTTCGGCACCAACTGGGCGCCCTTCTCCGTGGCGGCGGGCAACTTCTTCGGGCAGGTGCTCTCCTTCGAGGGGGCCATGGCCTTCATGCTGGAGTCGGCGTTCCTCTCCATCATGCTCTTCGGCTGGAAGCGCGTGGGCCCCTGGGCGCACTTCCTCTCCACGGTGCTCGTGTGCTTCGCGGCCTCGCTCTCGGCCTTCTGGATCATGGCCGCCAACTCCTGGATGCAGACCCCGGCCGGGGGCCGCTTCGTGGACGGCGTGTTCCAGTTGGAAGACTTCTGGGCCGCCGTGTTCAACCCCGACACCGTGATCTCCTTCAGCCACATGTGGCTGGCCTGCCTCCAGACCAGCCTCTTCCTGGCGGGCGGCGTAAGCGCCTTCTACATCTGGCGCGGACGCCACACGGCCTTCTTCCTGCGCTCCTTCAGTCTGGCCGCCGCCATGGTACTGGTCGTGGCCCCCCTCCAGGCCCTTGTGGGCGACACCTCCGGCGTGCACATCGGCAAGCTCCAGCCCGCCAAGGTGGCGGCCATCGAGTCCCATTGGGAGACCAACAAGCCGGGAGAGGGCGCGTCCTGGAACATCGTCGCCTGGCCCGACCCCGAGAACGAGCGCAACGCCTTCGAGATCCGCGTGCCCTACGTGCTCTCGCTGCTCATCACCCACACGCCCACCGGGACAGTGCCCGGGCTCAAGGACTTCCCCAAGGAGGACCGGCCGCCCATCGTCATCCCCTTCTATGCCTTCAGGGCCATGGTGGGCATCGGCTTCGCCATGGTGGCCCTGGCCCTGGTCACGGTCTGGGCCTGGCGCAAGGGGCTGCTCGCGCCGGACGGCGCGCCGCGCCGCAAGCTGCTGCTGGGGGCCTGGATGGCCATGGCCCCCCTGGGCTACGTGGCCACGGAGATGGGCTGGGCCACCCGCGAGGTGGGCCGCCAGCCCTGGGTGATCCATGGCCTGCTGCGCACCTCCGACGGGGCGTCCATCCTGCCTGCCGAGGCCGTGTGGACCTCCCTGGCCATGTACGGAGCGGTCTACACCATCCTGCCGCTCATGGCCCTTTGGTTCTTCGGCAAGATCCTGGCCAAGGGGCCGGACCTCACGCTGCAACCGCCCGCGGCCGCGCGCAAGGGAGCCTGA
- the sppA gene encoding signal peptide peptidase SppA, translating to MPSSNEPTAKTGLRGKHPVLFVFALLLAAMALSVGAMAFFPADGQDDDDFPLSWFDSEKLGVVQIEGTIESSRRVVAFVRKLRDDKAVKGVLLRVDSGGGGFGPSQEIHRAVRDLARHKPVVASFGSVAASGGYYVACPAKVIYALPGSITGSIGVRSMFPNVREATDRLGLAFHSFTTGTLKDAGSPFRDMTAEDKAYLQELITDLRDIFVADVAQSRNLDPAAVNALQGKAMTAANALTLGLVDKMGSAEDALEELRTLSGITRRKPGIVRGPRKEQSRMEEFFGQLGQAFVRGMVQERQDVRIRAE from the coding sequence ATGCCCAGCAGTAACGAACCGACCGCGAAGACGGGGCTGCGCGGGAAGCATCCCGTGCTCTTCGTCTTCGCGCTTCTTCTAGCGGCCATGGCCCTCTCGGTGGGGGCCATGGCCTTTTTTCCGGCCGACGGACAAGACGACGATGACTTTCCGCTCTCCTGGTTCGACTCCGAAAAGCTCGGCGTGGTCCAGATCGAAGGGACCATCGAGAGTTCCCGGCGCGTGGTGGCCTTCGTGCGCAAGCTGCGCGACGACAAGGCCGTCAAGGGCGTGCTCCTGCGCGTGGACTCCGGCGGCGGCGGCTTCGGCCCCTCCCAGGAGATCCACCGCGCCGTGCGCGACCTGGCCCGCCACAAGCCCGTGGTGGCCTCCTTCGGCTCCGTGGCCGCCAGCGGCGGCTACTACGTCGCCTGCCCCGCCAAGGTGATCTACGCCCTCCCCGGCTCCATCACCGGCTCCATCGGCGTGCGCAGCATGTTCCCCAACGTGCGCGAGGCCACGGACCGCCTGGGCCTGGCCTTCCACAGCTTCACCACGGGAACGCTCAAGGACGCGGGCTCCCCCTTCCGGGACATGACCGCCGAAGACAAGGCCTACCTCCAGGAACTCATCACCGACCTGCGCGACATCTTCGTGGCCGACGTGGCCCAGTCCCGCAACCTGGACCCCGCCGCCGTCAACGCCCTCCAGGGCAAGGCAATGACCGCCGCCAACGCCCTCACCCTGGGGCTCGTGGACAAGATGGGCTCCGCCGAGGACGCCCTGGAAGAACTCAGGACGCTCTCGGGCATCACCCGCCGCAAGCCCGGCATCGTGCGCGGCCCACGCAAGGAGCAGTCGCGCATGGAGGAGTTCTTCGGCCAACTTGGCCAAGCCTTCGTGCGCGGCATGGTCCAGGAGCGCCAGGACGTGCGGATCCGCGCCGAATAA
- a CDS encoding 30S ribosomal protein S1: MINAEHPKSTSNQDMEVNFEAALEDYLNEDFGDLEEGVITKGVVVRVGKEHILVDVNFKSEGQIPVSEFTDAEGNVTVGVGEEIDVYVVGKNESEGTIHLSRDRAKRMQLFDKLEDLQDKDDIISGRIQRRIKGGYTVDLGGVEAFLPGSHVDLRPVPDMDALVGKEFEFRVLKINRRRSNVIVSRRVLLEERRESLRRDLLTTLEEGQTVTGRVKNITEYGVFVDLGGLDGLMHITDMSWKRVKHPKEMVGLGDELELKVLSFDKDKQKVSLGMKQLTPDPWQNIADKYPVGSRMSGKVTNLVDYGAFVELEAGVEGLVHISEMSWTRKLRHPSQMVHLGDEVEVVVLGVDQDKKRISLGMKQVKPNPWDLVADRYPEGAVLEGTVKNITEFGIFIGIEDGIDGLIHVSDISWTKKVRHPGEMFKVGDVVRAKVLTVDKQNEKFTLGIKQLADDPWHDVPARYPVGATVKGTVTNITDFGLFVEVEEGIEGLVHVSEISRKKVKTPAELYKENDQIEARVIHVSADERRLGLSIKAIKDEDDKRKAKEYRSSGPEVGVGLGDLLRQKQEDAQQ; encoded by the coding sequence ATGATCAACGCCGAACATCCCAAATCAACCAGCAACCAGGACATGGAAGTCAACTTCGAGGCCGCTCTCGAAGATTACCTGAACGAAGACTTCGGGGATCTCGAGGAAGGCGTCATCACCAAGGGTGTGGTGGTGCGCGTGGGCAAGGAGCACATCCTCGTGGATGTGAACTTCAAGTCCGAGGGCCAGATCCCGGTGTCGGAATTCACCGACGCCGAAGGCAACGTCACGGTGGGCGTGGGCGAAGAAATCGACGTCTACGTGGTGGGCAAGAACGAATCCGAGGGGACCATCCACCTCTCCCGCGACCGCGCCAAGCGGATGCAGCTCTTCGACAAGCTGGAAGACCTCCAAGACAAGGACGACATCATCTCCGGCCGCATCCAGCGGCGCATCAAGGGCGGCTACACCGTGGACCTGGGCGGCGTCGAAGCCTTCCTGCCCGGCTCCCACGTGGACCTGCGCCCCGTGCCCGACATGGACGCGCTGGTCGGCAAGGAATTCGAGTTCCGTGTCCTCAAGATCAACCGCCGGCGCTCCAACGTCATCGTGTCGCGCCGCGTGCTGCTGGAAGAACGCCGCGAATCCCTGCGCCGCGACCTGCTGACCACCCTCGAAGAGGGCCAGACCGTCACCGGCCGCGTGAAGAACATCACCGAGTACGGAGTGTTCGTGGACCTGGGCGGCCTGGACGGCCTCATGCACATCACCGACATGTCCTGGAAGCGCGTGAAGCATCCCAAGGAGATGGTCGGACTGGGCGACGAGCTTGAACTGAAGGTGCTCTCCTTCGACAAGGACAAGCAGAAGGTCTCCCTGGGCATGAAGCAGCTCACGCCCGACCCCTGGCAGAACATCGCCGACAAGTACCCCGTGGGCAGCCGCATGTCCGGCAAGGTCACCAACCTGGTGGACTACGGCGCCTTCGTGGAACTGGAAGCCGGCGTCGAGGGCCTGGTGCACATCTCCGAGATGAGCTGGACCCGCAAGCTGCGCCACCCCTCCCAGATGGTCCACCTGGGCGACGAGGTCGAGGTGGTCGTGCTGGGCGTCGACCAGGACAAGAAGCGCATCAGCCTCGGCATGAAGCAGGTGAAGCCCAACCCCTGGGATCTGGTGGCCGACCGCTACCCCGAGGGCGCGGTGCTGGAAGGCACGGTGAAGAACATCACCGAGTTCGGCATCTTCATCGGCATCGAGGACGGCATCGACGGCCTCATCCACGTCTCCGACATCTCCTGGACCAAGAAGGTCCGCCATCCCGGCGAGATGTTCAAAGTGGGCGACGTGGTGCGCGCCAAAGTGCTCACCGTGGACAAGCAGAACGAGAAGTTCACCCTGGGCATCAAGCAACTGGCCGACGACCCCTGGCACGACGTGCCCGCCCGCTACCCCGTGGGCGCCACCGTGAAGGGCACCGTGACCAACATCACCGACTTCGGCCTGTTCGTTGAAGTGGAAGAGGGCATCGAAGGCCTGGTCCACGTCTCCGAAATCAGCCGCAAGAAGGTGAAGACCCCGGCCGAACTCTACAAAGAGAACGACCAGATCGAAGCCCGCGTCATCCACGTCTCGGCCGACGAGCGCCGCCTGGGCCTCTCCATCAAGGCCATCAAGGACGAGGACGACAAGCGCAAGGCCAAGGAATACCGCTCCTCCGGCCCCGAAGTGGGCGTCGGCCTGGGCGACCTCCTGCGCCAGAAGCAAGAGGATGCCCAGCAGTAA
- a CDS encoding hemolysin family protein: MLDLIADIALVLGLILLGGCFAAAELAVLTARPHRLEQMASRGSRGARAALDLGRRPQNFLAALQIGVTLLTILSGALGEASLAGHARSLLAGIPALAPHAEALGFALVVAGVTYVSLIAGELVPKRLAIANPEALAVAVARPMAILLRLAAPFVWVLSASTHLVLRLFPQSDGGHDGVSEDELRLLVRQAAASGVLERDEGAMAERALLLDDRPVAAVMTHRARIVALDLDHPERIQATIRATPFNRFPVMRGGLDNLLGVAEAKDLLCVDYAANPQTVRGLLQHPPHVLETTTVSNLLVQLREAGQAMALVVDEFGAVQGLATLTDVLAAIVGGLAPPSRGEQRIAVRQDGSLLVDGLTPASELFELLGRDVPPGEFQTVAGFVLFRLGRIPAVAEAFEHEGHRFEVVDLDGLRIDRVLVQKLPIPG; the protein is encoded by the coding sequence ATGCTCGACCTCATTGCCGACATCGCCCTGGTGCTGGGGCTGATCCTTCTGGGCGGCTGCTTCGCCGCCGCCGAACTGGCCGTGCTCACGGCCCGGCCCCACCGCCTGGAACAGATGGCCTCCCGGGGGTCGCGCGGGGCGCGCGCGGCCCTGGACCTGGGGCGCAGGCCCCAGAACTTTCTGGCCGCGCTCCAGATCGGCGTGACGCTTCTGACCATCCTTTCGGGCGCGCTGGGCGAGGCCTCCCTGGCCGGACACGCGCGCTCCCTGCTGGCGGGCATTCCCGCGCTCGCGCCCCACGCCGAGGCCCTGGGCTTCGCCCTGGTGGTGGCCGGCGTCACCTACGTGTCGCTCATTGCGGGTGAGCTGGTCCCCAAGCGTCTGGCCATCGCCAACCCGGAGGCCCTCGCGGTGGCCGTGGCCCGGCCCATGGCCATCCTGCTGCGCCTCGCCGCGCCCTTCGTCTGGGTGCTCTCGGCCTCCACCCACCTGGTGCTGCGGCTATTTCCCCAGAGCGACGGCGGGCACGACGGCGTGAGCGAGGACGAGCTGCGCCTGCTGGTGCGCCAGGCCGCCGCATCGGGCGTGCTCGAGCGCGACGAGGGGGCCATGGCCGAGCGCGCCCTGCTCCTGGACGACCGCCCCGTGGCGGCCGTCATGACCCACCGCGCGCGCATCGTGGCCCTGGACCTGGACCACCCGGAGCGCATCCAGGCCACCATCCGGGCCACGCCCTTCAACCGCTTTCCCGTGATGCGCGGCGGCCTGGACAACCTGCTGGGCGTGGCCGAGGCAAAGGACCTGCTCTGCGTGGACTACGCCGCCAACCCCCAGACGGTGCGCGGCCTGCTCCAGCACCCGCCCCACGTGCTGGAGACCACCACGGTCTCCAACCTGCTGGTGCAGCTGCGCGAGGCGGGGCAGGCCATGGCCTTGGTGGTGGACGAGTTCGGGGCCGTGCAGGGGCTGGCCACGCTCACCGACGTGCTGGCGGCCATCGTGGGGGGGCTCGCGCCGCCCTCGCGCGGCGAACAGCGCATCGCCGTGCGCCAGGACGGCTCGCTGCTGGTGGACGGGCTCACTCCGGCCTCCGAACTCTTCGAGCTGCTGGGCCGGGACGTGCCCCCCGGAGAATTCCAGACCGTGGCCGGGTTCGTGCTCTTCCGGCTGGGCCGCATCCCGGCCGTGGCCGAGGCCTTCGAGCACGAGGGACACCGCTTCGAGGTGGTGGACCTGGACGGCCTGAGGATTGACCGCGTGCTTGTCCAAAAACTCCCAATCCCCGGTTGA
- a CDS encoding diguanylate cyclase yields the protein MTGLSLHSLKVLIVEDDAPSRVALTLVLENRVARIFQADNGQCGLDIWREHAPHVIVTDLRMPCLDGLGMIREIRGNGGDPFVIVASAFGAEESYLDAIELGVNLFIKKPYNAEDIFAGLERAARTLSKRGRDAYRQAMAGGLLSHVPNCHLLTDGERIFYFNDPQAILPRSAQEGQDLGAWLRANFTLALRHGMAQSSLPQGIGAWLERHTGREFILAGIGQERGGKPARFLLRLDRVRMDGGDLHLLTFTDISRIEHERVRFFQLAGRDHLTGVGNRQAFEAELAKEIGRAKRYGSELCLLMLDIDDFKAVNDNFGHQTGDTVLVALARTVCAGVRVTDVVCRYGGEEFMVIMPQTTLQGAFTCGRKLAKTLACQDFGVGRPVTASLGVAQFNPSESAEALVRRVDMALYEAKKAGKNRVTVAGDAACTLQDS from the coding sequence ATGACCGGGCTTTCGCTGCACTCGCTCAAGGTACTCATCGTGGAAGACGACGCGCCCTCGCGCGTCGCCCTGACGCTAGTGCTCGAGAACCGCGTGGCCCGCATCTTCCAGGCCGACAACGGCCAATGCGGCCTGGACATCTGGCGCGAGCACGCCCCCCACGTGATCGTCACCGACCTGCGCATGCCCTGCCTGGACGGCCTGGGCATGATCCGGGAAATCCGCGGCAACGGCGGCGACCCCTTCGTCATCGTGGCCTCCGCTTTCGGCGCGGAAGAGTCCTACCTGGACGCCATCGAACTGGGGGTGAATCTCTTCATCAAGAAGCCCTACAACGCCGAGGACATCTTCGCCGGGCTCGAACGCGCCGCCAGGACCCTCTCCAAGCGCGGCCGCGACGCCTACCGGCAGGCCATGGCGGGGGGCCTGCTCTCCCACGTGCCCAACTGCCATCTGCTCACCGACGGAGAGCGCATCTTCTACTTCAACGACCCCCAGGCCATCCTCCCCCGCTCGGCCCAGGAAGGGCAGGACCTGGGCGCGTGGCTGCGCGCGAACTTCACCCTGGCCCTGCGCCACGGCATGGCCCAGTCCTCATTGCCCCAGGGCATCGGCGCATGGCTCGAGCGCCACACCGGGCGCGAGTTCATCCTGGCGGGCATCGGCCAGGAGCGCGGCGGCAAGCCCGCGCGCTTCCTCCTGCGCCTGGACCGCGTGCGCATGGACGGCGGCGACCTCCACCTGCTCACCTTCACCGACATCTCGCGCATCGAGCACGAACGGGTTCGCTTCTTCCAACTGGCCGGACGCGACCACCTCACCGGCGTGGGCAACCGCCAGGCCTTCGAGGCGGAGTTGGCCAAGGAGATCGGCCGGGCCAAGCGCTACGGTTCGGAGCTGTGCCTGCTCATGCTGGACATCGACGACTTCAAGGCCGTCAACGACAACTTCGGCCACCAGACCGGAGACACCGTGCTGGTGGCCCTGGCCCGGACGGTCTGCGCCGGGGTGCGCGTCACCGACGTGGTGTGCCGCTACGGGGGCGAGGAATTCATGGTGATCATGCCCCAGACCACGCTCCAGGGGGCCTTCACCTGCGGGCGCAAGCTGGCCAAAACCCTGGCCTGCCAGGATTTCGGCGTGGGCAGGCCCGTCACCGCGAGCCTGGGCGTGGCCCAGTTCAACCCCTCGGAGAGCGCCGAGGCCCTGGTGCGCCGGGTGGACATGGCCCTCTACGAGGCCAAAAAGGCCGGGAAGAACCGCGTCACCGTGGCCGGAGACGCCGCCTGCACCTTACAGGATTCCTGA
- a CDS encoding UbiA family prenyltransferase, whose protein sequence is MPLPSAPAAGVFTRLKPFLALSRTPHGLMDMAMPVAAALACLGAFPPPGTSLLGLITVFAGYTAVYAVNDLADYRTDRANHLAGPPDTSGYLDAAFARHPLAMGLLTWRQGLAWTGIWAVAALAGAWALNPACAWLLLVGVALEVVYCGLLKVTHLRALVNGVVKSLGGAAAVLAVAPHAPLWIPVAIFVMTFCWEIGGQNIPADWFDLELDRAQGARTLCVSLGLERAARVSVWTLSASTALAGLVLWLSPMGMPWWLAALGVGTAAWLLVLPALGLAREQSRESASLLFNRSSWFPVALLATLLAGLALR, encoded by the coding sequence ATGCCTTTGCCTTCGGCCCCCGCCGCCGGGGTCTTCACGCGTCTCAAGCCGTTTCTCGCGCTCTCGCGCACGCCCCACGGGCTCATGGACATGGCCATGCCGGTCGCCGCCGCGCTGGCCTGCCTGGGCGCCTTTCCGCCCCCGGGCACGAGCCTGCTGGGGCTCATCACGGTGTTCGCAGGCTACACCGCCGTCTACGCCGTCAACGACCTGGCCGACTACCGCACCGACCGCGCCAACCATCTGGCCGGACCGCCCGACACCTCGGGCTATCTGGACGCGGCCTTCGCCCGCCATCCCCTGGCCATGGGCCTGCTCACCTGGAGGCAGGGCCTGGCCTGGACGGGCATCTGGGCCGTGGCCGCACTGGCCGGGGCGTGGGCGCTCAACCCGGCGTGCGCGTGGCTGTTGCTGGTCGGCGTGGCGCTGGAGGTGGTCTATTGCGGCCTGCTCAAGGTGACGCACCTGCGCGCCCTGGTGAACGGGGTGGTCAAGTCCCTGGGGGGCGCGGCGGCCGTGCTGGCCGTGGCCCCGCACGCGCCGCTCTGGATTCCCGTTGCGATCTTCGTCATGACCTTCTGCTGGGAGATCGGCGGCCAGAACATCCCGGCCGACTGGTTCGACCTGGAACTGGACCGCGCCCAGGGGGCGCGCACCCTCTGCGTGAGCCTTGGGCTGGAGCGCGCCGCGCGGGTGAGCGTGTGGACGCTTTCGGCTTCCACGGCCCTGGCGGGCCTGGTGCTGTGGCTCTCCCCCATGGGCATGCCCTGGTGGCTGGCCGCCCTGGGCGTGGGGACGGCGGCCTGGCTGCTGGTGCTGCCCGCCCTGGGCCTGGCGAGGGAACAGTCGCGGGAGTCGGCCTCGCTGCTCTTCAACCGGTCCAGTTGGTTCCCCGTGGCGCTTCTGGCCACGCTTCTGGCCGGTCTGGCCCTGCGCTAG
- a CDS encoding sensor histidine kinase encodes MEPTFLGIDAAIPCGLLLSELVTNACKHAFPETASGELAVRLSIREGLARLVVEDNGRGLEHDFDIRGARTLGFTLVQALVEQLRGTLKVETGQGTRFTVSFPPR; translated from the coding sequence GTGGAGCCCACGTTTCTGGGCATCGACGCGGCCATCCCCTGCGGGCTGCTGCTGAGCGAGCTGGTCACCAACGCCTGCAAGCACGCCTTCCCGGAAACCGCGTCCGGCGAGTTGGCCGTGCGCCTCTCCATTCGCGAAGGGCTCGCCCGGCTCGTGGTGGAGGACAACGGCAGGGGCCTGGAGCACGACTTCGACATCCGGGGCGCGCGCACCCTGGGGTTCACCCTGGTGCAGGCCCTGGTGGAGCAGCTGCGCGGGACGCTGAAGGTCGAAACGGGGCAGGGAACGCGCTTCACGGTGTCGTTTCCCCCGCGCTGA
- a CDS encoding class I SAM-dependent methyltransferase, with protein MFVNWPERFFCNSPVRRFLQARQVRQWLGMRRPTQGSDVLEIGCGNGAGARLILDHFRPRSLTALDPDPDMLRLARKRLAGTIATVVEGDAQRLPWEDASFDAVVNFGIVHHLEDWRAGLGEVARVLRPGGAFYIEEIFPDLYASPFWRHVVAHPVHDRFRAPEFKAELDRLGLALLPGYHESRLTMLGVAVKKEDA; from the coding sequence ATGTTCGTCAACTGGCCGGAACGCTTCTTCTGCAACTCCCCCGTGCGCCGCTTCCTCCAGGCCCGGCAGGTCCGGCAGTGGCTGGGCATGCGCAGGCCCACTCAAGGCTCCGACGTGCTGGAGATCGGCTGCGGCAACGGCGCCGGGGCCAGGCTCATCCTGGATCACTTCCGGCCCCGCTCCCTCACGGCCCTGGACCCGGACCCGGACATGCTGCGCCTGGCCCGCAAGCGCCTGGCGGGCACCATCGCCACCGTGGTGGAGGGCGACGCCCAACGCCTGCCCTGGGAAGACGCCAGCTTCGACGCCGTGGTGAACTTCGGCATCGTCCACCACTTGGAAGACTGGCGCGCCGGCCTGGGCGAAGTGGCCCGCGTGCTGCGTCCGGGCGGGGCCTTCTACATCGAGGAGATTTTTCCCGACCTCTACGCCAGCCCCTTCTGGCGGCACGTGGTGGCCCACCCCGTCCACGACCGCTTCCGCGCCCCCGAGTTCAAGGCGGAGCTGGACCGGCTGGGCCTTGCGCTCCTGCCGGGCTACCACGAATCGCGCCTGACCATGCTCGGCGTGGCCGTCAAAAAGGAGGACGCATGA